Proteins encoded within one genomic window of Eleutherodactylus coqui strain aEleCoq1 chromosome 1, aEleCoq1.hap1, whole genome shotgun sequence:
- the LOC136590843 gene encoding zinc finger protein 420-like has product MVLLINDPPRMEKDRSHKASRILELTLEIISLITGKDYTVVKKSSGECVAPRVSGGRSRTRSPITEPPLHSLIHEQKLLELTTRMTKLLTGEVPLRCQDITVYFSMEEWEYVEGHKDLYKDVMMEDHRPLTSPDGCSQRNPPERCPSPPYSQDPPDHQTMVLLINDPPRMEDRNYKASRILELTLEIISLITGEDCTVVKKSGACVALRVSGRRSRTRSPITEPPPHSLIHEQKLIELTTRMTELLTGEVPIRCQDITVYFSMEEWEYVEGHKDLYKDVMMEDHRPLTSLDGCSQRNPPERCPSPPYSQDPPDHQESCGGTRSGLGAPPSVTDDDGGSGSQERLLSPHCDVEDNQSRDNINSAAHKLRRTTARSERQEHSEEKSNLSRHTKIVRNECPECGKCFSRRGSLVQHQRIHTGEKPFSCPDCGKGFPQKSQLRQHQKSHTGEKPFSCPECGMCCLTRGNLKIHLRVHTGEKPFSCPECEKSFTQKSSLMKHHKIHTGEKPFSCPECGKSFNTRGYFTQHQRIHTGEKPFLCSACGKCFSHKQNLNDHKRIHTGEKPFSCPECAKCFNRKLLLVEHQRSHTGEKPFSCSECEKCFSQKSHLIEHQKLHTGEKPFSCPECTKCFSQKTNLIEHQRRHTGEKPFSCPECGMRFKRKQYLIEHQRRHTGEKPFSCPECGKWFTTQTSLKKHQRTHTGEKPFSCLECGKRFTVQTSLRTHERTHTGEKPFSCLECGKRFTTQTSLRTHERTHTGEKPFSCLECGKWFTTQTSLRKHQRTHTGEKPFSCLECGKRFTVQTSLRKHQRTHTGEKPFSCLECGKRFTVQTSLRKHQRTHTGEKPFSCLECGKWFTTQTSLRKHQRTHTGEKPFSCLECGKRFTAQTSLRTHERTHTGEKPFSCLECGKRFTAQTSLRKHQRTHTGEKPFSCPECEKCFSSKANLVQHQRTHTEEKPFSCPECGKSFTQKSNLMQHQKSHTGEKPFSCPECGKCCLTKGHLKSHQRVHTGEKPFSCPECEKSFTQKSNLMKHHKIHTGENPF; this is encoded by the exons ATGGTCCTTCTCATCAATGACCCTCcgaggatggagaaggacagaagccACAAGGCTTCCAGGATATTAGAGCTCACCCTGGAGATCATCTCCTTGATAACTGGAAAG gattacacggtagtgaagaagtcGTCTGGTGAGTGTGTGGCCCCCCGTGTGTCAGGAGGACGGAGCCGGACTCGAAGCCCCATCACTGAACCTCCACTTCActcactgatacatgagcagaagctcCTAGAACTTACCACCAGGATGACCAAGTtactgaccggagag gttcctctAAGGTGTCAGGacatcactgtctatttctccatggaggagtgggagtatgtagaaggacacaaggatctgtacaaggacgtcatgatggaggaccaccggcCCCTCacatcaccag ATGGATGCAGTCAGAGAaatccaccagagagatgtcccagtcctCCATATTCCCAAGACCCACCggatcatcag ACGATGGTCCTTCTTATCAATGACCCTCCGAGGATGGAGGACAGAAACTACAAGGCTTCCAGGATATTAGAGCTCACCCTGGAGATCATCTCCTTGATAACCGGAGAG GATTGCACAGTAGTAAAGAAGTCTGGTGCGTGTGTGGCCCTCCGTGTGTCAGGACGACGGAGCCGGACTCGAAGCCCCATCACCGAGCCTCCACCTCACTCattgatacatgagcagaagcttATAGAACTTACCACCAGGATGACcgagctgctgaccggagag gttcctataaggtgtcaggacatcactgtctatttctccatggaggagtgggagtatgtagaaggacacaaggatctgtacaaggacgtcatgatggaggaccaccggcCCCTCACATCACTGG ATGGATGCAGTCAGAGAaatccaccagagagatgtcccagtcctCCATATTCCCAAGACCCACCggatcatcag GAAAGTTGTGGTGGAACGCGGAGTGGACTCGGAGCGCCCCCATCAGTGACTG ATGACGACGGGGGGAGCGGCTCCCAGGAACGCCTCTTATCTCCCCATTGTGACGTTGAAGATAATCAATCAAGGGATAACATAAATAGTGCGGCACATAAACTCAGGAGAACCACTGCAAGGTCTGAACGTCAGGAACATTCTGAGGAAAAATCAAATCTTTCCAGACACACAAAAATCGTGAGAAATgaatgtccagaatgtgggaagtgttttagtaGAAGAGGCTCTCTTgttcaacatcagagaattcacacaggagagaagccgttttcatgtcctGATTGTGGGAAAGGTTTTCCCCAGAAATCCCAACTTAGGCAGCATCAGAAAagtcacacgggggagaagccgttttcgtgtcctgaatgtgggatGTGTTGTTTAACTAGAGGTAATCTTAAGATACATCtgagagttcacacaggggagaaaccattttcatgtcctgaatgtgagaAGTCTTTTACTCAGAAATCAAGTCTTATGAAACATcataaaattcacacaggagagaagccgttttcatgtcctgaatgtgggaagtcTTTTAATACTAGAGGATACTTTActcaacatcagagaattcacacaggagagaaaccatttttgtGCTCtgcatgtgggaaatgtttcagccACAAACAAAATCTTAATGATCacaaaagaattcacacaggggagaagccattttcatgtcctgaatgtgcaAAGTGTTTTAACCGTAAATTACTTCTCGtggaacatcagagaagtcacacaggagagaaaccattttcatgctcTGAATGTGAGAAATGCTTTAGCCAGAAATCACATCTCATAGAACATCAAAAAttgcacacaggagagaagccattttcatgtcctgaatgtacGAAATGCTTTAGCCAGAAAACAAATCTCATAGAACATCAAAGACgtcatacaggggagaagccattttcatgtccagaatgtgggatgCGTTTTAAACGAAAACAATATTTGATAGAACATCAAAGACgtcatacaggggagaagccattttcatgtccagaatgtgggaagtggttTACCACTCAAACATCTCTTAAGAAACATCAACGaacccacacaggagagaagccattttcatgtcttgAATGTGGGAAGCGATTTACCGTTCAAACATCTCTTAGGACACatgaaagaactcacacaggagagaagccattttcatgtcttgAATGTGGGAAGCGGTTTACCACTCAAACATCTCTTAGGACACatgaaagaactcacacaggagagaagccattttcatgtcttgAATGTGGGAAGTGGTTTACCACTCAAACATCTCTTAGGAAACATCAacgaactcacacaggagagaagccattttcatgtcttgAATGTGGGAAGCGATTTACCGTTCAAACATCTCTTAGgaaacatcaaagaactcacacaggagagaagccattttcatgtcttgAATGTGGGAAGCGATTTACCGTTCAAACATCTCTTAGgaaacatcaaagaactcacacaggagagaagccattttcatgtcttgAATGTGGGAAGTGGTTTACCACTCAAACATCTCTTAGGAAACATCAacgaactcacacaggagagaagccattttcatgtcttgAATGTGGGAAGCGGTTTACCGCTCAAACATCTCTTAGGACACatgaaagaactcacacaggagagaagccattttcatgtcttgAATGTGGGAAGCGGTTTACCGCTCAAACATCTCTTAGGAAACATCAacgaactcacacaggagagaagccattttcatgtccagaatgtgagaAGTGTTTTAGTAGTAAAGCCAATCTTGTTcaacatcaaagaactcacacagaagagaagccgttttcatgtcctgaatgtgggaagtcTTTTACTCAAAAATCAAATCTTATGCAACATCAGAAAagtcacacgggggagaagccgttttcgtgtcctgaatgtgggaagtgttgtTTAACTAAAGGTCATCTTAAGAGTCATCAGAGAGTTCACacgggggagaaaccattttcatgtcctgaatgtgagaAGTCTTTTACTCAGAAATCGAATCTTATGAAACATcataaaattcacacaggagaaaatccATTTTGA